In the Poecilia reticulata strain Guanapo unplaced genomic scaffold, Guppy_female_1.0+MT scaffold_939, whole genome shotgun sequence genome, GCTCCATCTCATCAKTCACATCTGAAGCTCAGctcttgctgctgctggttggTAGTCTTATGTTTGATTACATCTTTGTCAGAAACTGTTTTTGCTGagttgcagaaataaaaacaaaaaggaaatttcCTTTTTGTGACTGTAAAAGAAAGACTAGTGAGAGGAATCCAGGACTCATGTAACCAGGAGCTCCAAGTCCCAGCAGCTGACACTGGAGTCTCTACATACAACAATTGTTGCCTGGGTTTTTGCATCATGGTGAAGCAGCAATGAGGACGTCACTGTTGAAGAAAACRCAAACCAAAGCTTGACTGGAGTTTGGCAAGTGGAATGTGGTCAAGAGGAAGAAAGTTCTTTGGTCTGATGAGATGAAAATGGCACTTCATGCCTGTTAGACTGGATGCCCGTCACTCTGCAGGATTCTATGACCCGACTCCTCTGTGTTGATCCTCTTGTTCTGTTCATAACCTTTTCCAGACYTAGACGATATTASATACATTTACAAAGCTAATGCTAGTCACTGGTAGCAACTGATCTAAACACGGACTGAGATGAGAGCTGACGCCGATACAGGACTTATCAGTTTGACTGTGACGGCAAACTAATAGTGATGGGCAACTGAATCCTGGCTTCGAGGCGtgtaccgagtaaaaagggggcgtgaCAGATGAAGCCCTGCTTCAAGGCTTgtgttgtcttgctgaaaaccacttGACTGGCACCAAACGAAGCCTCACATttcacgtgactgcttcattgtgcatgtcggttttcaaaataaaagcgcgatgagCCGCGCTGCTTCATGGGTTGTTGTCCATTTAGTCGAGCATCAGGGGAGAATATTGGNNNNNNNNNNNNNNNNNNNNNNNNNNNNNNNNNNNNNNNNNNNNNNNNNNNNNNNNNNNNNNNNNNNNNNNNNNNNNNNNNNNNNNNNNNNNNNNNNNNNNNNNNNNNNNNNNNNNNNNNNNNNNNNNNNNNNNNNNNNNNNNNNNNNNNNNNNNNNNNNNNNNNNNNNNNNNNNNNNNNNNNNNNNNNNNNNNNNNNNNNNNNNNNNNNNNNNNNNNNNNNNNNNNNNNNNNNNNNNNNNNNNNNNNNNNNNNNNNNNNNNNNNNNNNNNNNNNNNNNNNNNNNNNNNNNNNNNNNNNNNNNNNNNNNNNNNNNNNNNNNNNNNNNNNNNNNNNNNNNNNNNNNNNNNNNNNNNNNNNNNNNNNNNNNNNNNNNNNNNNNNNNNNNNNNNNNNNNNNNNNNNNNNNNNNNNNNNNNNNNNNNNNNNNNNNNNNNNNNNNNNNNNNNNNNNNNNNNNNNNNNNNNNNNNNNNNNNNNNNNNNNNNNNNNNNNNNNNNNNNNNNNNNNNNNNNNNNNNNNNNNNNNNNNNNNNNNNNNNNNNNNNNNNNNNNNNNNNNNNNNNNNNNNNNNNNNNNNNNNNNNNNNNNNNNNNNNNNNNNNNNNNNNNNNNNNNNNNNNNNNNNNNNNNNNNNNNNNNNNNNNNNNNNNNNNNNNNNNNNNNNNNNNNNNNNNNNNNNNNNNNNNNNNNNNNNNNNNNNNNNNNNNNNNNNNNNNNNNNNNNNNNNNNNNNNNNNNNNNNNNNNNNNNNNNNNNNNNNNNNNNNNNNNNNNNNNNNNNNNNNNNNNNNNNNNNNNNNNNNNNNNNNNNNNNNNNNNNNNNNNNNNNNNNNNNNNNNNNNNNNNNNNNNNNNNNNNNNNNNNNNNNNNNNNNNNNNNNNNNNNNNNNNNNNNNNNNNNNNNNNNNNNNNNNNNNNNNNNNNNNNNNNNNNNNNNNNNNNNNNNNNNNNNNNNNNNNNNNNNNNNNNNTGGATGCCCGTCACTCTGCAGGATTCTATGACCCGACTCCTCTGTGTTGATCCTCTTGTTCTGTTCATAACCTTTTCCAGACCTAGACGATATTAGATACATTTACAAAGCTAATGCTAGTCACTGGTAGCAACTGATCTAAACACGGACTGAGATGAGAGCTGACGCCGATACAGGACTTATCAGTTTGACTGTGACGGCAAACTAATAGTGATGGGCAACTGAATCCTGGCTTCGAGGCGTGTAcagagtaaaaagggggcgtgaCAGATGTAAACCCCGCTTCAAGGCTTgtgttgtcttgctgaaaaccacttGACTGGCACCAAACGAAGCCTCACATttcacgtgactgcttcattgtgcgtgtcggttttcaaaataaaaacgcGATGAGCCGCGCTGCTTCATGGGTTGTTGTCCATTTAGTCGAGCATCAGgggagaatatttgtcttcagtggccaaaataaaatgaacattgaccgacatatatttgatgtgtattgatgatggcactcatcaaaatgtaatgtttgtttctgcttttctcaattgtagattatgttttttttataactatatttttgtgattttatgatgtaaatctctttgaactgcattgttgctgaaatgtgctacacaagtaaacttgattaattttctgaaatggagccagcaagaggaaaatYTCTGGCATCTGGGAAAACTTTGAGATGatcctcacaataaaattcttcttagagaataattaaccctccacctcccaatttctgcaaagttccactattatttgtagtctgATTAGCAACGATATATCAGTGTTGCACAGCAGARACATATTTAATYctgttgcagaactaaaattcaacatgtagctaaatataagggatcagagTCAATTataaatccaagaaaaagtgAACGTCCCAACAGGCACTKcactcccaagacactaaagCATCAAATGTCTTTGTCTAATCCGTCTATGACGKAWRARRAAAMCCMAMMAMCMMYKRWTKSCAAGGATTAGATtgctacaaatcattttaataattaaaacatgacaattaaatatggcttcatatttaattgtcatggCGGAGTTTAGTAACAGAAGttactaaacatgagtttgatgaaaacttggggacaatattgcatttacaaATTTTTGGAAGTATTATCTGAGTGACAAGGttgttacagtttcaccagcagatgtcactagtgagtgATGAATGAAGCAGCGAGTAATAAACCTTTTGGCAAAGGGTTGGGATtcttcattgcttcatgaggcttaATTTGCCCATCACTAAATAACCGAGACGTACGACAATCTGACTCACTATGACAACACTCGACAGTAGACAAGGATCCAGCAAGAGACCAAGAYAacaggtgggattaaatacacatggagggtaatcagggaacaaGACACATCTGCGAACAATTAAGGGTAAAGAGASAGAACACCGCAAAGACTCAAAGGGAACAGAACTAAGAATACACaactaaagtaaaacacagGCAGCACTTTTTATCCAGgagcaagaaaataaatcacttaataAAAACCATCTAtatcaaaaaaattattgaaaaggttgatcaactaaaacattttgSCTTTTTATGCTTGTGCTGTTAATTCAGTAGCTGAGTTTACAGTTAAACTAAGATGTTTAGAAAACCAGCAAACGAGTCCTGATGCAACCTGAAAGAACAGACCTGTGTGGTATTTGGCTTTACCTGTCCAGTTCATCTGCAAACAGTGCTGTTTTCCTCTATAATTATTAGGTTCTTTCAGACACCAGTTTGTGTAAATCATTGGTCTTCCATCGTTTCAAAACCAAATCTTCTCCTGCAAGACAAAGTTCAGCAGATAAGTTTCATtcaatgtttcacaaaatacttaaaaaataaagtgtgctGGCAAAAATACCTGCTGTGCATCAGAGCCTCCAAGCCATGTGGATTTGGACTGACTACTTGCTTTTACTATCAGAGCCTGAATTCGACGGTACTCGTTTATCATCTACTGATGCGAGGTTTGCCCCCATGGCCAGACAGTTTTTCTACAGATAAACACGCAACAATTAGCTGAAGAAGTAGTTGGACTTTGTTACAGAAGaactgtgaaataaaagaaaccaaaaaaaaaaataagaatacaaTGTGTTCGGAAATCACCTCAGCTGTTGCCCAACTCATGCGTCTGGAAACGTAGCGGAAACAACGATTCTTGATCAGAGTCCAGCCAGAAGGACAATAAATAGATCTCTGCTGCAAGTCAACTTGATCTGATGAACATATGCAGAGTTCAGATCAGGTGCATGTGGCATTGGTTTTATAAAGACCTTATTTTATGCCATAACATCAAAATGATGCCACAAATCCGTTAATGACAACAGTGATACTTGTGCAAACCAAAACTGATCCACTGCAAGGAGCAGTGGAGacattttaaccattttatgcatagtggtcactacagtggacagctatctaaaagccattttcttgtacTTCTTGTGggtttttatgttataaatgaacACAGACCTGTTAAGTGagcactaatgcatcataaaaaacactattaactactggccatcagcctCAAATACAAGGAACTacttttgttaaatccaatatggccgacagaccaAACAGCAt is a window encoding:
- the LOC108166065 gene encoding ladderlectin-like, with translation ELCICSSDQVDLQQRSIYCPSGWTLIKNRCFRYVSRRMSWATAEKNCLAMGANLASVDDKRVPSNSGSDSKSKPMIYTNWCLKEPNNYRGKQHCLQMNWTDVSCSLITLHVYLIPPVXLVSCWILVYCRVLS